Proteins from one Streptomyces sp. NBC_00289 genomic window:
- a CDS encoding acetyl-CoA C-acyltransferase, producing the protein MPGSVIVAGARTPVGKLMGGLSGLSAAELGAHAIGAALSAALLDPAAVEAVVMGHVVQAGAGPNTARQAAVTAGIPFTVPASTVNKLCLSGLHAIALADLMVASGRHEVVVAGGMESMSGAPHLLRGSRTGWKYGAATVEDALDRDALICAFDGVSMGAATERYQQPFAFTRAEQDEYSALSHQRAHRARESGTFAAEIAPITVAGRRGETVVDADEGIRPQSTAESLGRLAPAFSSDGTITAGNASQLSDGAAAVVVMSADRARREGLTPLAEIGAYGTVAGPDPSLLVQPAGAVRDALGRDGGLKATDLDLLEINEAFAGVALASVRELGVPLEKVNVNGGAIALGHPVGMTGARLVLTLARELLRRGGGTGAAALCGGGGQGDALLLHVPRG; encoded by the coding sequence ATGCCCGGATCCGTCATCGTCGCCGGAGCGAGAACGCCCGTCGGCAAGCTCATGGGCGGGCTGAGCGGCCTGTCCGCCGCCGAACTCGGCGCCCACGCCATCGGCGCCGCACTGTCCGCCGCGCTGCTGGACCCGGCCGCCGTGGAGGCCGTCGTGATGGGCCATGTCGTCCAGGCCGGGGCCGGCCCCAACACGGCCCGACAGGCCGCGGTGACCGCCGGCATCCCCTTCACCGTACCGGCGAGCACCGTCAACAAGCTGTGCCTGTCCGGGCTGCACGCCATCGCCCTGGCCGACCTCATGGTCGCCTCGGGACGCCACGAGGTGGTCGTGGCGGGTGGCATGGAGTCCATGTCCGGCGCCCCCCATCTGCTGCGCGGGTCGCGCACAGGCTGGAAGTACGGGGCGGCGACGGTCGAGGACGCCCTCGACCGCGACGCGCTGATCTGCGCCTTCGACGGGGTGTCCATGGGCGCGGCGACCGAGCGCTACCAGCAGCCCTTCGCGTTCACGCGCGCGGAACAGGACGAGTACAGCGCGCTGTCCCACCAACGGGCCCACCGCGCCCGGGAGTCCGGTACCTTCGCCGCCGAGATCGCGCCGATCACGGTGGCCGGACGCCGGGGCGAGACGGTGGTGGACGCCGACGAGGGCATCCGGCCGCAGAGCACCGCGGAGAGCCTGGGGCGCCTGGCACCCGCCTTCTCCTCCGACGGCACGATCACCGCGGGCAACGCCTCGCAGTTGTCCGACGGGGCCGCGGCCGTCGTCGTGATGAGCGCGGACCGCGCCCGCCGGGAGGGCTTGACACCGCTGGCCGAGATCGGCGCCTACGGCACCGTGGCCGGCCCCGATCCTTCGCTGCTCGTCCAGCCGGCCGGGGCGGTCCGCGACGCGCTGGGACGCGACGGCGGGCTGAAGGCCACCGACCTCGACCTGCTGGAGATCAACGAGGCGTTCGCCGGGGTCGCCCTGGCCTCCGTCCGGGAACTCGGCGTCCCCCTGGAGAAGGTGAACGTCAACGGCGGCGCGATCGCCCTCGGGCATCCGGTCGGCATGACCGGCGCCCGGCTCGTCCTGACCCTCGCCCGGGAACTGCTACGACGTGGCGGCGGTACCGGCGCCGCCGCCCTGTGCGGGGGCGGCGGCCAGGGCGACGCGCTGCTGCTCCACGTACCTCGCGGCTGA
- a CDS encoding histidine phosphatase family protein encodes MTELLLVRHGLPLGGVFDPGLSPEGVVQAELLAPWLAHEGIDALYSSPLRRARETVAPLERLTGMTATVLEDLREWDTDVSQPYTPPEQIRADDPRSVAMAEGRYEDFVPDLDWDAFRARAVGAMNTMLDAHPGRRIAAVCHGGITNTYLATVLGIPRMFWFHPGYTSISRVRRMPGGRLVLHSVNETAHLVRDRVVDSVG; translated from the coding sequence ATGACGGAACTCCTGCTCGTCCGGCACGGCCTTCCCCTCGGCGGCGTCTTCGACCCCGGTCTGTCGCCGGAGGGCGTCGTCCAGGCCGAACTCCTCGCCCCGTGGCTGGCGCACGAAGGCATCGACGCCCTCTACAGCAGCCCGTTGCGGCGGGCCCGGGAGACGGTGGCGCCGCTCGAACGGCTGACGGGCATGACCGCCACCGTGCTGGAGGACCTGCGCGAGTGGGACACCGACGTCTCGCAGCCGTACACCCCGCCCGAACAGATCCGTGCCGACGACCCCAGGTCGGTGGCGATGGCCGAGGGTCGCTACGAGGACTTCGTACCGGACCTGGACTGGGACGCCTTCCGGGCCAGGGCGGTAGGGGCCATGAACACCATGCTCGACGCCCACCCCGGCCGCCGCATCGCCGCCGTGTGCCACGGCGGCATCACCAACACCTATCTGGCGACCGTGCTCGGGATACCCCGGATGTTCTGGTTCCACCCCGGATACACCTCCATCAGCAGGGTGCGGCGCATGCCCGGTGGACGGCTCGTGCTGCACTCCGTGAACGAGACGGCCCACCTGGTCAGGGACCGCGTCGTCGACTCCGTCGGCTGA
- a CDS encoding AMP-binding protein: MSLQPLDLRARELPNAIALGDDAESLSWSRLADQVARLTGRLLEVAPGPQDRVAVLGDNAVATLVAHLAGLRAGVGTVAASRQLTARELIDLLTDAGAKAVISGPAGESAARQAGAELSLPVVVHGTPAKDGTLDWSQWLAGAEPVPIPAARPARPPLVYTSGTTGRARGTEVRWVRGPATDSITYLEAVSARPGFPPGPHLVCGPLQHNGPLTALRHLAAGRPVMILGRFDAESFLHRVERWRVTSTVMVPTHFTRLLALPEEIRSRYDVSSLIQVSHTGSACPPEVKRAMIDWFGPVLTESYGASEAGTVARIDSTEWLEHPGSVGRVQPPFDVLVTGDDGSPLPAGELGLLAFRAPEGRGVSYHADPEKTRAAYVAPGVFTLGDIGYVDRDGYIFITDRAADVVVSGGVNLYPAESEAVLREHPSVAEVAVIGVPDPDFGESLRALVVPTGDSGPADGELDAFCRERLAAYKCPKSYELVPELVRNAMGKLDKRAMRRPYWDSDRTIAG, translated from the coding sequence ATGTCCCTACAGCCACTCGACCTGCGCGCCCGCGAACTGCCGAACGCGATCGCCCTGGGCGACGACGCCGAGAGCCTGTCCTGGTCCCGGCTGGCCGACCAGGTGGCACGCCTGACCGGACGGCTGCTGGAGGTCGCGCCGGGACCGCAGGACCGGGTCGCCGTCCTCGGCGACAACGCCGTGGCCACGCTGGTGGCCCACCTCGCCGGACTGCGGGCCGGCGTCGGCACGGTGGCCGCCTCCCGGCAGCTGACCGCCCGGGAGCTCATCGACCTGCTCACCGACGCGGGCGCGAAAGCCGTGATCAGCGGCCCGGCGGGCGAGTCGGCCGCCCGGCAGGCAGGCGCGGAGCTCAGCCTCCCGGTCGTCGTGCACGGGACGCCGGCAAAGGACGGCACCCTCGACTGGAGCCAGTGGCTCGCCGGAGCGGAACCCGTGCCGATACCCGCGGCCCGCCCGGCCCGCCCCCCGCTCGTCTACACCTCGGGCACCACGGGGCGGGCCCGCGGCACCGAGGTGCGCTGGGTCCGGGGTCCGGCGACGGACAGCATCACCTACCTGGAGGCGGTGTCGGCCCGCCCCGGCTTCCCACCCGGCCCCCATCTCGTGTGCGGGCCCCTCCAGCACAACGGCCCGCTCACCGCGCTGCGCCACCTCGCGGCCGGCCGGCCGGTGATGATCCTCGGCAGATTCGACGCCGAGTCGTTCCTGCACCGCGTGGAGCGCTGGCGGGTCACCTCGACGGTGATGGTGCCGACCCACTTCACCCGGCTCCTCGCCCTGCCCGAGGAGATCCGCTCCCGTTACGACGTCTCCAGCCTGATCCAGGTCTCGCACACCGGCTCCGCCTGCCCCCCGGAGGTCAAACGGGCCATGATCGACTGGTTCGGCCCGGTGCTCACCGAGTCCTACGGCGCCAGCGAGGCGGGCACGGTCGCGCGCATCGACAGCACCGAGTGGCTGGAGCACCCCGGCTCGGTGGGGCGCGTCCAGCCGCCCTTCGACGTCCTGGTGACCGGGGACGACGGCAGCCCCCTGCCGGCCGGGGAACTCGGACTGCTGGCGTTCCGGGCGCCGGAGGGCCGCGGCGTGAGCTACCACGCGGACCCCGAGAAGACCAGGGCCGCGTACGTGGCACCCGGCGTCTTCACCCTCGGCGACATCGGCTACGTCGACCGGGACGGCTACATCTTCATCACCGACCGGGCCGCGGACGTCGTGGTCTCCGGCGGGGTGAACCTGTATCCGGCGGAGAGCGAGGCGGTCCTGCGCGAACATCCGTCGGTCGCCGAGGTCGCGGTCATCGGCGTGCCCGACCCCGACTTCGGCGAGTCGCTGCGTGCCCTGGTCGTGCCGACCGGCGACAGCGGGCCCGCGGACGGGGAACTGGACGCGTTCTGCCGCGAGCGGCTGGCCGCGTACAAGTGCCCGAAGTCGTACGAGCTCGTCCCGGAACTCGTCCGCAACGCCATGGGCAAGCTCGACAAGCGGGCGATGCGCCGCCCCTACTGGGACTCCGACCGCACGATCGCCGGGTGA
- a CDS encoding acyl-CoA dehydrogenase family protein, with protein sequence MPQPTLDEWRGEVRQWLTTMLEPRQAAGTTGHAAADLAVFHNLPDGEERRLLDRCRAYQRARHDAGYQALTLPRENGGPGLTAAHAAVFAEEESAFDVPPSTELISVTVRLVAMSVSLFGTPEQRETYARAFLRTDLLACQLFSEPGAGSDLAALRTRARRESGGDWVIDGQKVWTSGAQFADHGLLLARTDPDVVKQAGITAFLVPMDSPGVEIRPIRQMSGGASFNEVFLSGVRVPDAVRVGRPGQGWEVANATLAFERTASGSGNRRKGGTFDDVLALARTLHRTGDPLVRQRLADLYVRTALRAATVERVARASAAGGRPGPEASLTKLMASDLLTRTGQAAAELMGARITADTGEAGTFAWTQHLLGAPGYRLAGGTDQIQRNLIGERVLKLPGEPRVDRVPFSELSGN encoded by the coding sequence ATGCCCCAACCGACCCTGGACGAGTGGCGGGGTGAGGTCCGGCAGTGGCTGACCACGATGCTCGAACCCCGGCAGGCGGCCGGGACGACCGGTCACGCCGCGGCCGATCTCGCCGTCTTCCACAATCTCCCGGACGGCGAGGAGCGGCGGCTGCTCGACCGCTGCCGCGCCTATCAGCGAGCCCGGCACGACGCCGGCTACCAGGCCCTCACCCTGCCCCGGGAGAACGGCGGCCCGGGCCTGACCGCCGCCCACGCGGCCGTCTTCGCCGAGGAGGAGTCGGCGTTCGACGTACCGCCCTCCACCGAGCTGATCAGCGTCACCGTGCGGCTGGTCGCCATGTCGGTCTCCCTCTTCGGGACACCCGAGCAGCGCGAGACCTACGCACGTGCCTTTCTCCGTACGGACCTGCTGGCCTGTCAGCTCTTCAGCGAACCCGGGGCCGGTTCCGACCTGGCCGCACTGCGCACCCGCGCCCGGCGCGAGAGCGGGGGAGACTGGGTGATCGACGGCCAGAAGGTGTGGACCTCGGGCGCCCAGTTCGCCGACCACGGCCTGCTGCTCGCCCGTACCGACCCCGACGTCGTCAAACAGGCCGGCATCACCGCCTTCCTCGTCCCCATGGACAGCCCGGGAGTGGAGATCCGTCCCATCCGCCAGATGAGCGGCGGCGCCTCGTTCAACGAGGTCTTCCTCAGTGGCGTACGCGTACCCGACGCGGTGCGCGTCGGACGCCCCGGCCAGGGCTGGGAGGTCGCCAACGCCACCCTCGCCTTCGAACGCACCGCCTCCGGCTCCGGGAACCGGCGCAAGGGCGGCACCTTCGACGACGTACTCGCCCTCGCGCGCACGCTGCACCGCACCGGGGACCCGCTGGTACGCCAGCGCCTCGCCGACCTGTATGTGCGCACCGCGCTGCGGGCCGCCACGGTGGAACGCGTCGCGCGGGCGAGCGCGGCCGGCGGACGGCCGGGACCCGAGGCCTCGCTGACCAAGCTCATGGCATCCGACCTGCTCACCCGCACCGGACAGGCCGCCGCCGAACTCATGGGCGCCCGCATCACCGCCGACACCGGCGAGGCGGGCACCTTCGCCTGGACGCAACACCTCCTCGGCGCCCCCGGCTACCGGCTGGCCGGCGGCACCGACCAGATCCAGCGCAACCTGATCGGCGAGCGGGTCCTGAAACTGCCCGGCGAGCCGAGGGTCGACCGGGTGCCGTTCTCCGAACTGTCCGGCAACTGA
- a CDS encoding SDR family NAD(P)-dependent oxidoreductase: MDLGLTGARALVTGASRGIGRAIAGTLAAEGCALALCARGEEALAKAAAELRGEGATVFAESVDVTDPAALAGFVERAAGELGGLDLLVSNVSAGNVKGPESWEASLRGDLVPFAGLVEAALPYLEASDRAAVVAIGTTNASDTARPAGANSYSALKAAVVQHASALAHALAPQGIRVNTVSPGPIDFPGGAWETIRSSRPEVYEEVLAKLPIGRYGTAEDVAAAVAFLLGRTGSFCVGVNLVVDGGLLTRVQY, translated from the coding sequence ATGGATCTGGGACTGACAGGAGCGAGGGCGCTGGTGACCGGCGCGAGCCGGGGCATCGGCCGGGCGATCGCGGGCACGCTGGCCGCCGAGGGCTGCGCCCTGGCGCTGTGCGCCCGCGGCGAGGAGGCCCTCGCGAAGGCCGCCGCCGAACTGCGCGGCGAGGGGGCGACGGTGTTCGCCGAGTCGGTCGACGTCACCGACCCGGCCGCGCTCGCGGGCTTCGTGGAGCGGGCGGCCGGTGAACTCGGCGGCCTGGACCTGCTGGTGTCCAACGTCTCGGCGGGCAACGTCAAGGGCCCCGAGTCGTGGGAGGCCAGCCTGCGCGGCGACCTCGTCCCGTTCGCGGGACTCGTCGAGGCGGCCCTGCCGTACCTGGAGGCCTCCGACCGGGCGGCCGTCGTGGCCATCGGCACGACCAACGCCTCCGACACCGCCCGCCCGGCCGGAGCCAACTCGTACTCCGCCCTGAAGGCCGCCGTGGTGCAGCACGCCTCCGCCCTGGCCCACGCGCTCGCTCCCCAGGGCATCCGGGTCAACACCGTCTCGCCCGGCCCCATCGACTTCCCCGGCGGTGCCTGGGAGACCATCCGCAGCAGCCGCCCGGAGGTGTACGAGGAGGTCCTCGCCAAGTTGCCGATCGGCCGTTACGGCACCGCGGAGGACGTCGCCGCCGCGGTGGCGTTCCTGCTCGGCCGGACCGGCTCCTTCTGCGTGGGAGTCAACCTCGTGGTGGACGGCGGGCTGCTCACCCGCGTCCAGTACTGA
- a CDS encoding ThuA domain-containing protein: MAGPAGRLDAVLVCGGRWHDFDYARLRLLEMLDEHPRVRTTVHQDYDCERALEAADLLVTYTCDVRPRPSQRAALARFVRRGGRWLALHGTNSVIEAPARGGPRVFTTPRVFGELAGVLGSQFLAHPPIEPYEIRVTRPDHPLVEGVEPFTVTDELYVCELHGELEVLLHAEYTGPCRGFAEGDTAALDDTPRPVLYLKRHGLGEVCYFTLGHCRGRYDVQDLGVDDTGRVDRGPWRTPEFLTVLGRCVERAVGAPRPVTGPAPAH, encoded by the coding sequence GTGGCGGGCCCGGCCGGCCGCCTGGACGCCGTACTGGTCTGCGGCGGGAGGTGGCACGACTTCGACTACGCGCGGCTGCGGCTGCTGGAGATGCTGGACGAACACCCCCGGGTGCGCACCACCGTCCACCAGGACTACGACTGCGAACGCGCACTGGAGGCGGCCGACCTGCTGGTGACGTACACCTGCGACGTGCGGCCCCGCCCCTCCCAGCGGGCCGCCCTGGCCCGCTTCGTCCGGCGGGGCGGCCGCTGGCTCGCCCTGCACGGCACCAACTCGGTGATCGAGGCGCCCGCCAGGGGCGGGCCCCGGGTCTTCACCACCCCGCGGGTGTTCGGCGAGCTGGCCGGGGTGCTCGGCAGCCAGTTCCTGGCCCACCCGCCGATCGAGCCGTACGAGATACGGGTGACCCGGCCGGACCACCCGCTGGTCGAGGGCGTCGAACCGTTCACGGTGACCGACGAGTTGTACGTGTGCGAGCTGCACGGGGAGTTGGAGGTGCTGCTGCACGCCGAGTACACGGGGCCGTGCCGCGGGTTCGCGGAGGGTGACACCGCGGCGCTCGACGACACGCCCCGACCGGTGCTGTACCTCAAGCGGCACGGCCTCGGCGAGGTCTGCTACTTCACCCTCGGCCACTGCCGAGGCCGCTACGACGTGCAGGACCTCGGCGTGGACGACACCGGGCGCGTGGACCGGGGGCCCTGGCGGACGCCGGAGTTCCTGACCGTGCTCGGACGCTGCGTGGAGCGGGCGGTGGGTGCGCCGCGACCGGTCACCGGGCCGGCCCCCGCCCACTGA
- a CDS encoding NAD(P)-dependent alcohol dehydrogenase, whose product MKAVQYRTVGAAPEVVEVPVPEPGPGQVLLKVTAAGLCHSDLAVMSWPGEQFPYPLPMTLGHEGVGTVAALGTGATGVAEGDDVAVYGPWGCGRCRKCAQGKENCCPHAAGLGIMPPGLGSPGALAEYMVVDSPRHLVPLNGLDPVQAAPLTDAGLTPYHAIRASLRKLVPGSTAVVIGVGGLGHLAVQLLRALTPARVVALDVSKEKLELARAVGAHETLLSDDGAAVRVRELTSGIGAEVVLDFVGVEATLAVAAASVAVAGDVTVVGIGGGTFAVGFGGGLPFEVSASAPYWGSRGELVEVLELARQGVVSSHIETFTIEDAPLAYERLHAGKISGRVVVLPHG is encoded by the coding sequence ATGAAGGCCGTCCAGTACCGCACGGTGGGCGCCGCACCCGAGGTCGTCGAGGTCCCGGTGCCCGAACCAGGCCCGGGCCAGGTGCTGTTGAAGGTGACGGCCGCGGGGCTGTGCCACTCGGATCTGGCGGTCATGAGCTGGCCCGGGGAGCAGTTCCCCTATCCGCTGCCGATGACGCTCGGACACGAGGGGGTCGGTACCGTCGCGGCCCTGGGCACCGGGGCCACCGGGGTGGCCGAGGGCGACGACGTGGCGGTGTACGGGCCCTGGGGCTGCGGGCGCTGCCGCAAGTGCGCGCAGGGCAAGGAGAACTGCTGTCCGCACGCCGCCGGGCTCGGCATCATGCCGCCCGGCCTCGGCTCCCCGGGCGCTCTCGCGGAGTACATGGTGGTGGACTCACCGCGCCATCTGGTGCCGCTGAACGGCCTGGACCCGGTGCAGGCCGCACCGCTCACCGACGCCGGTCTGACGCCGTACCACGCGATCCGCGCCTCGCTGCGCAAGCTCGTGCCGGGCAGTACCGCGGTGGTGATCGGCGTCGGCGGCCTGGGTCATCTCGCCGTACAGCTGCTGCGTGCTCTGACGCCGGCCCGGGTGGTCGCCCTCGACGTGAGCAAGGAGAAGCTGGAGCTGGCGCGCGCCGTCGGCGCCCACGAGACGCTACTCTCCGACGACGGGGCGGCTGTCCGGGTGCGGGAACTGACCAGCGGCATCGGGGCCGAGGTGGTGCTGGACTTCGTGGGGGTGGAGGCGACCCTCGCGGTGGCCGCCGCTTCGGTGGCGGTGGCGGGCGATGTGACCGTCGTCGGTATCGGCGGCGGCACCTTCGCGGTCGGCTTCGGCGGCGGCCTGCCCTTCGAGGTGTCCGCCTCCGCCCCCTACTGGGGCAGCCGCGGGGAACTCGTCGAGGTGCTCGAACTCGCCCGGCAGGGTGTGGTCTCCTCGCACATCGAGACCTTCACGATCGAGGACGCCCCGCTGGCGTACGAGCGCCTGCACGCCGGGAAGATCAGTGGCCGCGTGGTGGTACTGCCGCACGGCTGA
- a CDS encoding ABC transporter permease, whose product MTSSPTRAAGLRPSGPDLPAVSPAGPLGALGRRAVAALSFRNIGVVYVWLLIVVLFSVWAPDTFPTSATVKQVLNGNAVAGLVALSVVLPLAARVFDLSVAYTMSLTSVLTAHLLVSGGFGPGAAITLSMTAALLVGVVNGIVVVVLRVDSFIATLATGALTQSLITMVTNDSSITGLQLLAKPFSSIAQLDVGGITLPVLYLLVAATAIWFLLEHTATGRRLYATGFNTDAARLQGVRTDRLRFLTLVASALLAGVAGVVFASSVGSGSPTAGTPYLLSAYAAAFVGATQLRAGRFNAWGTVIAVLLLGTGITGLGLATSAQWAASLFTGSVLIVALVLTGGRIALPAVLRRRKPPQHGAGSTPEGPSPVPTEEI is encoded by the coding sequence ATGACATCATCCCCGACCCGGGCCGCGGGGCTCCGGCCGAGCGGACCGGACCTGCCCGCGGTGTCCCCAGCCGGGCCACTGGGCGCCCTGGGCCGGCGGGCGGTGGCCGCCCTGTCCTTCCGCAACATCGGCGTCGTGTACGTGTGGCTGCTGATCGTCGTGCTCTTCTCGGTGTGGGCGCCGGACACGTTCCCGACCTCCGCCACCGTCAAGCAGGTCCTCAACGGCAACGCCGTGGCCGGGCTCGTCGCGCTGAGCGTCGTACTGCCCCTGGCCGCACGGGTCTTCGACCTGTCGGTCGCCTACACGATGTCGCTCACCAGCGTGCTGACCGCCCATCTCCTGGTCTCCGGCGGCTTCGGCCCCGGCGCCGCGATCACCCTGTCGATGACCGCCGCACTGCTCGTCGGAGTGGTCAACGGCATCGTGGTCGTGGTGCTGCGGGTGGACTCGTTCATCGCCACCCTGGCGACCGGCGCGCTGACCCAGTCCCTGATCACGATGGTCACCAACGACAGCTCCATCACCGGGCTCCAGCTGCTGGCCAAACCGTTCTCGAGCATCGCCCAACTGGACGTGGGCGGCATCACGCTGCCCGTGCTGTATCTGCTCGTCGCCGCGACGGCCATCTGGTTCCTGCTGGAACACACCGCCACCGGACGCCGGTTGTACGCGACCGGCTTCAACACCGACGCGGCGCGGTTGCAGGGCGTCCGCACCGACCGGCTGCGCTTCCTGACCCTGGTGGCGTCCGCGCTGCTCGCCGGAGTCGCCGGAGTCGTCTTCGCTTCCTCGGTGGGATCCGGATCGCCGACCGCCGGCACCCCGTATCTGCTGTCGGCCTACGCGGCGGCCTTCGTCGGGGCGACCCAGCTGCGCGCGGGCCGCTTCAACGCCTGGGGCACGGTGATCGCGGTCCTGCTGCTCGGCACCGGCATCACCGGTCTCGGGCTCGCCACCAGTGCGCAGTGGGCCGCGAGCCTGTTCACCGGCTCGGTCCTGATCGTCGCGCTCGTCCTCACGGGTGGGCGGATCGCCCTGCCGGCCGTGCTGCGGCGCCGGAAACCTCCCCAGCACGGCGCGGGCTCCACGCCGGAGGGCCCGTCCCCCGTCCCGACCGAGGAGATCTGA
- a CDS encoding sugar ABC transporter ATP-binding protein, which yields MHADTSPETTRGAAEQRGGTDRPVLRVSGLSKRFGGTQALDDVDLEIAQGEIHALIGPNGSGKSTLIKILAGYHHADSRAVAELDGEPFDLGQVTGSRHDRLRFVHQELGLVDELSATDNLALSRGFARTALGNIRWPEMERRTAALVERFGLGIDVRRPLSAATPVQRAVVAIAAALQGWEGRRGVLVLDEPTAVLPPGEVARLFDIVREVRAAGASVLYVSHRMDEIFALADRVTVIRGGRRIATRRVAELTPRSLAELMAGEEMETEYRPRVSPGPAETVLEVRDLWAGPLRGVGFDLARGERLGITGLVGSGHEAVPYAVCGAHPGPVRGSVRIPQRSRHWTEARAADGLGIPLVPADRAGEGVIGDFSVGENLTLPLLDRLRARSGRLRRRREASLAEEWIRRVGVRTAGRGARITTLSGGNQQKVVMARCLAQRPPVLVLCEPTAGVDIATRLQLYDLIERQADDGMGVIVSSTDTEDLLALCTRVLVVRDGRIVREISGRDITERALLHAMEGTE from the coding sequence GTGCACGCTGACACGTCACCGGAGACAACGCGCGGGGCGGCAGAACAGCGCGGCGGAACCGACCGGCCCGTGCTGCGGGTGTCCGGGCTGTCGAAACGGTTCGGCGGGACCCAGGCGCTCGACGACGTCGACCTCGAGATCGCCCAGGGCGAGATCCACGCGCTGATCGGGCCCAACGGCTCCGGCAAGTCGACCCTCATCAAGATCCTGGCCGGCTACCACCACGCGGACTCCCGAGCGGTCGCCGAACTCGACGGCGAGCCGTTCGACCTGGGACAGGTGACCGGTTCGCGGCACGACCGGCTCCGTTTCGTCCACCAGGAACTGGGGCTGGTCGACGAGCTGAGCGCCACGGACAACCTCGCGCTCAGCCGCGGCTTCGCCCGCACGGCCCTCGGCAACATCCGCTGGCCGGAGATGGAGCGCCGGACGGCGGCCCTGGTCGAGCGGTTCGGCCTCGGCATCGACGTACGCCGTCCCCTGTCGGCCGCCACCCCGGTGCAGCGCGCGGTGGTGGCCATCGCCGCCGCCCTGCAGGGCTGGGAGGGCCGGCGCGGCGTCCTGGTGCTCGACGAGCCAACCGCCGTACTGCCACCCGGTGAAGTGGCCCGGCTCTTCGACATCGTGCGCGAGGTCCGCGCCGCCGGGGCCAGTGTCCTGTACGTCTCGCACCGCATGGACGAGATCTTCGCGCTGGCGGACCGCGTCACCGTGATCCGCGGCGGACGCCGGATCGCCACCCGCCGGGTCGCCGAGCTCACCCCCCGGTCGCTGGCGGAACTGATGGCGGGCGAGGAGATGGAGACCGAGTACCGGCCGCGGGTCTCCCCGGGCCCCGCCGAGACGGTCCTGGAGGTGCGTGACCTGTGGGCCGGCCCGTTGCGCGGCGTCGGCTTCGACCTGGCGCGGGGCGAACGGCTGGGCATCACCGGCCTGGTCGGCTCCGGCCACGAAGCCGTGCCGTACGCCGTGTGCGGGGCGCACCCGGGGCCGGTGCGCGGGAGCGTACGGATCCCGCAGCGTTCCCGGCACTGGACCGAGGCCAGGGCCGCCGACGGGCTGGGCATCCCGCTCGTCCCCGCGGACCGGGCCGGCGAGGGTGTCATCGGCGACTTCTCCGTCGGGGAGAACCTCACCCTGCCGCTGCTGGACCGGCTCCGCGCCCGCAGCGGACGACTGCGCCGGCGCCGGGAAGCCTCGCTCGCCGAGGAGTGGATCCGGCGGGTGGGGGTGCGCACGGCAGGACGCGGCGCCCGGATCACCACCCTGAGCGGCGGCAACCAGCAGAAGGTCGTCATGGCCCGCTGCCTGGCCCAGCGGCCGCCGGTACTGGTGCTGTGCGAGCCCACGGCGGGCGTCGACATCGCCACCCGCCTCCAGTTGTACGACCTGATCGAACGGCAGGCCGACGACGGCATGGGGGTGATCGTGTCCTCGACCGACACCGAGGACCTGCTCGCCCTGTGCACCCGCGTCCTGGTGGTACGGGACGGTCGGATCGTCCGGGAGATCAGCGGCCGGGACATCACCGAACGCGCGCTGCTCCACGCCATGGAAGGAACCGAGTGA